One genomic segment of Triplophysa rosa unplaced genomic scaffold, Trosa_1v2 scaffold479, whole genome shotgun sequence includes these proteins:
- the LOC130550910 gene encoding fibronectin type-III domain-containing protein 3A-like: MSADLSGCTWNRVYSGLGTECACDGLSPGGSYQARVHCISAGGESPLTEALQIQTPPVPPGPCQPPRAVGKPKAREVQLRWTPPLVDGGSAVSSYSVEMFAPQADEGREVFQGSELDCTVGSLLPGRTYGFRLRAGNKAGFGPFSERTEVTTGPGAPEACRPPHINCKSATCAVVSWEVPHCNGAAVSEYRLEWGAAEGSMQNCYTGAALSHELRGLQPASSYFCRVQAVNVTGVGPFSDAVLCQTPCSVPAAVSSVHALRESEMRMEGGVTERGEEEDEDEEDESDEAPPLLYSPSTCLGLRWEPPCNHGAEITSYLIDLGERQPVLTGPVTKYIIQNLQPDTTYRYRDAGLSIDTEVYA, encoded by the exons ATGTCTGCTGATTTAAGCG gtTGCACATGGAATCGAGTGTACAGCGGCTTAGGAACGGAGTGTGCTTGTGATGGTCTGAGTCCAGGAGGTTCATACCAGGCCAGAGTCCACTGCATCAGCGCCGGAGGCGAGAGTCCG ttgACGGAAGCCCTGCAGATCCAAACCCCACCTGTTCCGCCAGGCCCCTGTCAGCCGCCCAGGGCGGTGGGCAAACCCAAAGCGAGAGAAGTGCAGTTACGCTGGA CGCCCCCTCTGGTGGACGGTGGTAGCGCGGTGTCTTCGTACAGTGTAGAAATGTTTGCTCCTCAGGCTGATGAGGGCAGGGAGGTGTTCCAGGGCTCTGAACTGGACTGTACGGTGGGGAGTTTACTGCCCGGCAGGACCTACGGATTCCGGCTCAGAGCCGGCAACAAAGCTGGG TTCGGGCCATTCTCAGAGCGAACGGAGGTAACGACAGGTCCCGGTGCCCCTGAGGCGTGTCGGCCCCCTCACATTAACTGTAAATCAGCGACGTGTGCTGTGGTGAGCTGGGAG GTTCCTCACTGTAACGGAGCAGCCGTGTCAGAGTATCGTCTGGAGTGGGGGGCAGCGGAAGGCAGCATGCAGAACTGTTACACCGGTGCTGCGCTGTCTCATGAGCTGAGAGGTCTACAGCCCGCCTCCAGTTACTTCTGCCGGGTGCAG GCTGTAAATGTAACCGGCGTGGGGCCCTTCAGCGATGCCGTGCTCTGTCAGACGCCCTGCTCAGTGCCGGCGGCGGTCAGCAGCGTCCACGCCCTCCGGGAGTCAGAGATGAGAATGGAGGGAGGAGTCacggagagaggagaggaggaggatgaagatGAGGAAGATGAAAGCGACGAGGCCCCGCCGCTCCTCTACTCTCCATCCACCTGCCTGGGGCTGCGCTGGGAGCCGCCGTGCAATCACGGAGCTGAGATCACCTCGTACCTGATCGACCTGGGAGAGAGACAACCCGTCCTAACTGGCCCTGTAACCAAATATATCATCCAGAACCTGCAGCCCGACACCACGTACAGGTACAGAGATGCTGGTTTAAGCATCGATACTGAGGTCTATGCATAG